One stretch of Miscanthus floridulus cultivar M001 chromosome 18, ASM1932011v1, whole genome shotgun sequence DNA includes these proteins:
- the LOC136524055 gene encoding classical arabinogalactan protein 9-like codes for MPPTPAPDPAPVPVPTPGARCSASRTRPPAPRPRAPTPVVHARPPAPSPARRPTPGVPRPAPGARPRTPTPAPVPGARPRAPTPGVPRTGPRRPRF; via the coding sequence atgccgcccacaccagcccccgatcccgcgcccgtgcccgtgcccaccCCCGGCGCCCGGTgctcggcgtcccgcacccggcccccggcgccccgcccccgcgcgccgacccccgtcGTCCACGCtcggcccccggcgccctcccccgcgcgccggccgacccccggcgtcccgcgcccggcccctggcgcccgcccccgcacgccgacacccgcaccggtccccggcgcccgcccccgcgcgccgacccccggcgtcccgcggaCCGGCCCCCGACGCCCTCGTTTTTAG